The following are encoded in a window of Carya illinoinensis cultivar Pawnee chromosome 15, C.illinoinensisPawnee_v1, whole genome shotgun sequence genomic DNA:
- the LOC122295424 gene encoding uncharacterized protein LOC122295424 gives MSTSISFVEDRNIKKRVRYEDSDESYGLDTPEVKRLRENLLDFLEDSDPDATIQDLATVMKSFEEEISPASSSPEPVVDLTSDSGESQPELGYLLEASDDELGLPPSGSSSGEEVQNLETDLIRVPPDTSGIGELWGFEDQIPNYDAFEFGVGDGYGITGEYVAFDGGLFEYSDLYYESSDLSDPSWRHEALPEQ, from the coding sequence ATGTCGACGTCTATTAGCTTTGTTGAGGACCGGAATATCAAGAAGCGGGTTCGGTATGAGGACTCCGACGAGTCGTACGGGTTGGACACCCCCGAGGTGAAGCGTCTCCGGGAGAACCTTCTGGATTTCCTCGAAGACTCCGATCCCGATGCGACCATTCAGGACCTTGCCACCGTCATGAAGAGCTTTGAGGAAGAGATATCTCCGGCTTCTTCGTCGCCGGAGCCTGTTGTTGACTTGACTTCTGATTCCGGAGAGTCCCAACCGGAGCTGGGTTACCTTCTTGAAGCCTCTGACGACGAGCTTGGCCTGCCACCCTCGGGTAGTTCTTCCGGGGAGGAAGTGCAGAATCTGGAGACCGACTTGATTCGTGTCCCGCCCGACACGTCTGGGATCGGCGAGTTGTGGGGGTTCGAGGATCAGATCCCGAATTACGACGCGTTCGAGTTCGGTGTCGGAGATGGGTATGGGATCACTGGCGAGTACGTGGCGTTTGATGGTGGGCTGTTCGAGTACTCCGATCTGTATTACGAATCATCCGATTTATCGGACCCCTCGTGGCGGCACGAAGCTTTGCCAGAACAATAg